The genomic window CTCCGTAGCGCCGATCCGAGGATGAAGCGTAACTGGCTGACTGTTCAATCAAGCGAAGGCCTCGTCCCTCTCAACATCTGTTCGCGAAGATCACACCAAACGTTATATACATGGGaacaccatcaacatcatgcATTCAATGGTATGCTTAGATTTCCCCTTTATCACCACCAGTAGCCGTTGTGACAACcacatatcatcatatgGATCATTCGGAATAAGCCGCCTGGGTACTCACTAGACTCCTACGTCATATGGGGTACAGCTAAACTGACGTCAAACCATTTACTGCAAGTTATACACTTAAGAGTACTCAACCCTCATCAAAATCATTTTATCATGGCATCCCGCTCCCATGTAAAGCTTGCTTTCCACTATCCATTTCACTCATATTCCCATAAGATTGATTAATAAGCCAAGATAATTGCCCAACATGGCTATGGTACTTCAACTCACCACCTTTTTGCAACAATGGCTCTACTCTCGACCTGATGTAAAGGCActgaggaaagaagatgatgccGTCAGATTAGGAATTATAGGTGGATCAGCTATGATCAATGCAGCTGCAATCATCCACCCTGCCGAGACACATCCTGGAGCGAAGATCGTAGCTGTCGCTTCGAGgaatatcaaagatgctcAGAAAGCTGCTAAGCAGTTCGATATCCCTAAGGCATATGGGAGTTACGAAGAGTTACTGGCTGATCCGGAGATAGAAGCTGTTTGTAAGTCGATATTTTGCCTGATGTGGATATTAAGTTCATTCCTCTTTTTAGATATTTCCGTCCCGAATGGCTTGCATGGAGAGTGGGCAATCAAATCGCTCCAAGCTGGGAAACACGTCTTACTCGAGAAGCCGTTCACCTCAAATGGCTTGGAAGCAAGAAGAGTATTCGAAGAAGCCGAAAGATGTGGGAAGATCGTTGTTGAAGCCTTTCATTGGCAATTCCACCCTGCCGCACATGTCGTCAAGAGCCTGATCGCAAGTGGGAAATTCGGTGATATCAAGAGAACCTTTGCGAGAATGACTACTCCCAAAGGTACAATTCCAGGGAGTGATATACGTTGGCAGTGGTCtctaggtggaggaggtgagtaatACTATTGTGGGGGAATTGCAAGTAGCTAACGAGTCAATCACCTAGCTCTGATGGACGAGACCTATGCACTCCATGCGACTCGATATTTCGTTGGTGGAGATAACGAGACGTTGCTTGGTACCGGAATAAAGCCAACGGTTGTCAGTGCGACCTCTAAACCATGGAGTAAAGATAAGAGGGTCGATTCAGCTTCATGGGCGGATCTGAGATTTGATttggaaggagggaagaCGGTGGATTCGAAGATATACGTGGACATGAACGCTCCTAATCTTGGTGAGATTCCTGACAATTTCATTATGTCATACTTGTTTAACGCTGATAGTCAATTCACAGCTCTGGTCATACCCCGAGCATGGGAGTTCCCTTCAATCGAGATAGAATGTGAGAGAGCTACTATCTACTTCTACAACCACATGATGCCTCATTTGTATCATTACATTTCGATCTACGACAAGGTCACCAAGCATACCACATATCAGAAACATTACAACTATGGACCTAAGTGGAAGGATGTCGGTGATCCTCACTGGTCCACTTATAGGTGTGTTTCATCTACTCTGGTTGGTGCACTTATTAGCTGACCGCGATGAGATAGGTACCAACTCGAAGCATTCATCGATAAAGTCAGAGGACGTGAACCCAAACATTGGATCACACCTGAAGATAGTATTGCTCAAATGGAAACTATAGATGCTATATACCTCAAGAATGGCTTGGGTGTCAGACCAGTGACGGGAGAGCTGGATGGAGCATCGGCCGAGTAAATCTCAGTTGGTAGATATGTAAGACCATAAGTATAATCGATGATGTATCCCTTCGAATCAGGACGATGGATGAAAAGGGCACCTGTCGAGCACAGTTGATTAAGATCCCAGGAGAACGTGTGAAGACGATCGTACTGATGTTTCATCAATATCAGGATCTGGCACCGGCTCCGTCCGtctcaccttgatcttcaaCTGTCGACGAGATCAGCAAGTTCTCAACAGGGTGTAATCATGCTCACTCATAACCCTTTTATCGCGTCGACACAGCTGAGATTCTTAAATTTTGGGTGAGTGACGTATTCAGGGAAGAGATTTTACGGGAAGCTGAGGAAGTTTCGGATAATGTGTTTGCACGTGTCTAGTAACCCTTTTAAAATGTGTCcgaaatgaaaatgaacatTACTCGTACTTGTTGCCTGGAATATATCTTTCAGTCTTGTATACTGAGGTCAaacctctttctttcgaACAGGGTGCGGGACTACCATACCCTATACAGCATCTTCATGCCACCAATCATCTCCGACAGACATACCCCTCACTTCGCTACAACACTGACTGACCTCCATGAGAACGTCATCTTTCTGAGATCTACATCTTCCCACCCTCCCTCATACTGGACATCTTTTCGGTCGGATTCAAATCAACGTCAAGAATTGAGGAAGACTGATGATGTAGGTCAAGGTGTACCATGTACTGGGTCGTAACAGGGCCAGGCAGAGGATGGGGACTCGCTGCTGTTATCAAGCAGCCTGAGAACATGTCTCAATGAGTCCTACCAAAAAGTTTTCTGGGGTGGCACAGCATCTCTGAGGACAGGAGGTAAGTACAGTCTTTCTGATCATGtaaatacatatatagagCTCTGGGATGAGGTtctgaagtggaaggatcACCTCTATTTTCGAAACACCCAAACCACACTATTCAACTGACATCTTATACAACACTTACACTCGCTCAAAATGGCTTCTCCTGcccattccatcctcatACTCACACTTATCTTCTCTATGATGTTCCTAGCACTTATCTCACCGGCGAGTGCTCAACCCACAGGATTACTTCAGCGTCGAACGGCAAGGAATGTCGCTCCCAACCCGTCGGTACAGCTAAAACAGGTAACTCGTACCGAGGTGAGCTAGTCTcgtccttccttcctcaGGATAACAGATTCACTGACATGTCATATTTGTAGTTGATCGAACGAGCCAAACGAAAAGCTACAAGGACCACTAAAAGGCAAGCAGCACCATCTTGCAGCACCTCGGACAACCGGCAGATGTTCACCGATGCGTTAGGTGGTATAGCTGCACCTGCGgtgtatggtgagtgaacagGCATCGTATCATATCTAGTCAAGGACCAGCTGACGGCCTCGCAACATTCATAGGTTGTTCTGGTACATGGATGACTTCGGGTCAAAGGTACAATTTCGAAATTGACGCACTCAATGCGAGTTGTTATGAGCAGATGCAGCAGTGTCAGCTGGCGGCCAACCAGGGTGGTAACAAGGGTGATCTCACGGTGTCAAATTGTGAAGGGAAGGTGAGTACTCTCAGAGCCCTGGTGAAATAatgtgaagaaagaaagctAACATCCAATCTCTTTGACAGCAAGCACAGGCTTGTCTGAAATTAGCATCGGAAACCGCATCATagtagatgatcaatcatGCATTTCATCATACAAAAAGGTTTACAATCTTATAATTTATAGAGGCGAACATGGAGAATAGTGTACAATAATCATCAAATTTCTGTCAGAGTCTTCACAGAGTACAAGAGGATGTGGTCATCTAGTACTGTAATCATCCCATCGATATGCTTTACATATACCGTTATAGCAGGTAACTCCACCGACCATTACTCTTGGAATGGTAGTAGAGCTCACATACAGCATATCAGTATGTCATGAGCAGAGATGTCAGAATGAATTGTCGGTTGGAACATCTTCGCCGCATGACCTGGAATCGTACCTGGGTACAAGCTGAAGAGAGGAACCAAGCAGATGACACTGAAACTCAAAGAGGGAGAGACATCCATATGCCTTCGGTATGTTTAGAGGAATAATTACTGAGCTACCACATAGAATATCCAGTCGTGATCATCCTTTCCTTGCGATGGAGGTTGCACTTTGACTTTCCCTTTTTCCACTGTACCTGCTGAAGTTTCCCTCCCACTTCGGGGGTCAAACCATATAGCAACGAGTTTTTCTCCCTGTAACACGGATGTATCCACCTCGAAACCTTGTCCTTCTGGTGTATAAATAGCAAGCCATTTACCGTCGATATCTCTAGTAGCGGATATGAGCTTTGCATCTTTACCATCGTAGTCGTCTTCAGGTACGGGCCGATCGAAAGTATCGGATAGCAGGATCGATTGGTCAGGAATACGGGTGAAGTAGGACGGTCGGGAGAGGAACCACTTGGTGATGATTCCGATGTAGGTAGCTCCGGGAAGATCAAGCTCGTCGAACCAATTGGCAGCTACGACATGGAGATCAGCTTGGCGCATGTGATCACTTTTCCATGACCTACCTGAAACCGTGTTATGCGGGATAGGAGAATGAGACTTGGAGTTCAGGTTGTTCATTTGCCCTGAACACGAGAGGTAAGCGATACAATACTGCATAAATGGTACACACGACTTACAAACTGAGTTGACTCCATACGTCAGACCTGCAGCACCGGCAAAAACCtattctcatcttatcagatACGCTCACCCGTGATCATATCCCACTCACAGCTTGCCATGCTCCTTGACGGATGTTACTAGCTTTCCATTGGTCCTTTTCGGGTTTAAAATTGTAGTGCGTACCTATCTCAGACGTTAGCAGATATACACCTCGTATCACATCCACTCACTCTCGTAGTGCGCTTCCAAGTCAATGACCGGTCTCAAACTACCATCTCGGGTAGACGTCTCATACATCTCCCTCACAAGATCTACACTGTTTTGGGCGTAGAACCAATTCAAAGTACCGATGCTGGGATCCTCCAGGGGGGCATATTTGTATCCGCATGTATGTCCGGATTGAATACCATCAATAGTCAACCATTTCGAGTTGGGGAACAGATGCGAAGCGAAAGGTTTAGGAGTATCAGGAAGCCAACTGGCAGCTGTATCACGTGTAAGAACAAGGTGTAACATATACCGAGAACACACTCACTTGGGTGGAATGTGATGAAAGGTTGAGATCCATCTGGTCTATGTTTAGCTTCTCCGGCGATGATACCCTCTGCGAATGCTTCAAAGACAGGTCCATAGTCGATCACCTTGATTTCAGGTCCTCGAGTCGGTTTCAGCGCCCTCGCATTGAACGCAGCATCATCGAACCAGTATCTGTGAACATCCCCTCCGTTCAAGTAGGGCAAGAATGGGTATCTCTCTCCACTGTATCTACCAAATGCTAAAGCGGCGTCAACGTTGTCGAAGTAGTGATCGATCTTGTGGTAGATACCAGCGACGTAGTTTCCCCAGACTGGCTGAATAGCTATTCGTAAGCCAACACTAGCAGCGTAGTCGACCACCTGGAGTTGTACCGATTAGCTCAGTCCACCTATCGTTCTCACAGCTGCACTCACAAAGTCCACATACTCAAAGTACTTCTCATTAGGTCGAAGAACGTCTGGGTAGTACTTTTCCGCAGAAGGATCTTTAGGGTGGAATGGCCATTCTCCTTGTCGATTAGGTAGAGTTGCACCTCTGCGAACCCATCGTCAATATTGCTAATTTTGATCTATACGGAATACTACTCACCCATGCTCGGCAAAAAGTACACCAAAAATCACATTAAAGCCTTGCTCCGCTCTCTTATCAAGATACAGTTtcacctctctctcatccAGTCTATGGAAGATCTCCCAAGCTGTATCTGCCTGCCAAAAGAATGGTTCATCCTGGACAGAGTCAGCGATAGCACGATTCTGTCGCACGTACCTTCTCCCCGGATGCCAGATATCTCCCCTTGGGATGAACTCGGATCTCGAGAGCCTTTGACCTTGCGATTTGTTCAGGAGTGCGTACCATTGTGAGGTTTGTCGACCTTCACTACATTGTGTCTACACTTCGTTCTTGTTCGCGATGTTATATAGGAGAGTGAGAATGACGATACGTTAAACAGCCTACTGGTACTCGGCATGTTAGATCCGGTTGATCCGGTCAAGGGTCAGGCTAAGCCTTGGCACATGCATGAATGTGCAGGAGTAAGTACGTAATATAATCCCGCGCGTCGGCTACTGCCGCCATCCTTTAGGCTACCGGAAATCAGGTAACTTCCGAGACAGCCACGGACCAATAAACCTTTTCGATTCAACCGCATATGAAGTCCGATCTACTACAACTTTGACAACTTGATACATATCTAGTCCAGAATTCCATATATAATCATGTCGGGTCTCCACAGGGCCTCCTTGAACCCCAACTTACTCCATCCAAAGTAATCTCGGCTCAACGTACAACTTGCACATCATGGGCTTCAAACAAACCGCTCTGTACCAAGACATGACCCCCGTGCTGCTCTTCGCAGCGGTCTTCTCGTCTATGGGAGCTTTCACGTTTGGTTACGACAATAACTGGTGGGGAGGCGTAATGGGTTCTAGACATGTAAGAGCTCTTTCGGGGTTGTTCATAGCTCGAGCTGATCATGTACCAAAAAAAATGGAAAAAATTAGTTCAATTTGACCTTCGGAAGTGGTTATAAAATCGAAAACGGTGTCCAAATCAAATGGATGAATGCGAACGATCAGAGTTCTGGTACTGCTCTTGGTACTGCCGGTATCATGATCGGTTGCATGATCGCTCCTTTCATCAATGAGCGATTCGGCCGAAAGGCATCTTTTATGTCACTTGCTGTCATTGCGTGAGTAAAGATTGGTGGCGGTTGTTCTGTTGATGCTACCTGCTAACAGCACCTCATAGTATCGTCGGATCCATTATCATGGCCTGTTCTACGATTAAATCGAGCTTCTGGATGCTCGTCGCCGGGAAAATCATCGTCAATGCCTCAGTCGGTATCGCTTCTGCTGTCACCGGTGTATATCAATCCGAATGTGCTCCTCATCGAATTAGAGGTGCTTTGACCAACGCATATACCGTGTTCAACAACACGGGTACACTTCTGGCCAACATTGTAATGTACGGCGTTCACTCGAAGCTCAACGCTTCGGTATGGCTGGTACCCATCGGtctccaattcctctttcccatcatTATCCTCATTGTTACCCCATTCCTTCCTGAATCACCTCGAGTGAGTATTTCCGATCTAGTAAGACCTGGACGAGGCTCATTTGATTCTTGTTACAGTGGCTGGTAGGTCAAGGACGAACCGGGGACGCTTTCATCCAACTACGTCGTCTCCGAGGTAAAAAGATGACCGATGAGGAATTGCATGATCAACTTCAAGAGGTCAAAGACTCTCTAGAGCACGAGCGAGCCAATCAATCCAAATTCGGATGGCTACAACTCTTCCGAGGTCAAGACCTTCGACGTACGCTGGTCGGTTGTGGTATGCTCTGTTTgcaacaaggtcaaggtattTCATTCACCAACAACtatctcaacatcaccatGCTCAACTTGGGTTTCACCAATACATATCAACTCCTCGTCGCTCTTTACACTGGTAAACTGGTCATCACATTCCTCGGTTTCTACCTCCCCGATAGAATCGGTCGACGACCTATGGCCCTCTTCGGTGCGTGTAGCATGGGATCTTGTATGTTCATCATGGCAGCCGTGGCGACCGCCACCAACAATAAGCCAACCGGTGCCCTCGGAAACCTAACTCTCGccgccatcttcatctgggttttcaccttctctcccaCGTGGGGTGCTCTTCCTTGGACCATCGCTGCAGAAATCAGTAGTCAACAACTCCGTGCAAAGTCTCTTGCCGTCGCTGCTTGGTCTGGGTACGCTGTCGGTTTGATCAATAACCTGGTTGTGCCATACATTCAACAGGCTCAATACGGTAATCTTCAAGGTCAAATCACTTACATCTTCGGTGGTTTCTCGATCGCTgccatcatcttctgctaTTTCTTCCTACCTGAACTCAAAGGAAGAACCCTAGAAGAGGTCGATATGCTCTTTGAAGCTAAAGTTCCTGCTAGGCAGTTTGCCTCCTACGATCTCACCTCGCTCAAAGAGGAACGCGCTGCTCAAAACCCTCATGGCAATTcggagaaggagggaagtTTGTACCACGAAGAAGTGGGCACCAGGAAGAACGAAGCTACCCTAGCGTGATTCAGCTTATCATAAGAAATAGGGGATATCAATCGTCGGAAATGTGAAGGTGGCAATATCAGTAGTCAGTATTtcaggaaggagaaggaaagggcATGTATCTCTTGAAGTGAAACGGATATCATATGAAGCATTTGTCAAGCAGATATCGGATCCTGTGTATAGTTCCATGCAAAAGATACAGAACTGGCTACAATGGGCAAAGATCATATTCGCAAGCTCGGTGAACATATCTTGACCTTCATATGCATGCTTTGCTATACAGACTTTGACAAACATAGAGGTTGAAGGCAAGCGGTTTTTACCACATAATCATATTTGGTAAGGAGGTGGCGCATTTTGAGCAATACATATGGTCTCTTGGATGCCCCTAGAGAGCGCTGAAGCACGGTAAAGCCCAATTGACAGCCTGTCCATATAATCAGCCAAGAATGGTCGCTCATGCATCAATAACGACAGAGATACGGTCAGGTAACGGTGGAGTATGGGAAAACTCCACCATGATATCACGATGACACGCACTCCAAACGATCAATCAAGTTGAGGTGCAgctgtttcttcttgatcatagTCCCGGGAACTTGTTACAATTGCGGATATCCAGTAGGCAGCTCACACCACTACAAATATCTGAAAGTAGAACTGCCTTCGGTCTGTTATGTTCGGAAACTTTTTCTTTACTAAAGTCACACAAGCAGTTGCTGCTCATTTTCCATTCGCACTGCGATGCAAATTGAATCTGACCAGACAGTAAGGAATACAACGCATGACCGATTAGAAGATATGGTTATATGCATCTATGACCCAGAAAAAATAAACCCTATTCATCCAAGATCTGAACTTTGATCGCGAGTTTCGACCTATCTGCGCAAGTCTCAAAAGCGTCAATGGTCTTCTCAACAGGGAatgtgtgagtgatgagCGCATCAACATCGCCAAGAACACCTTCTGCGACTAATCGAATGACGACAGGCCAAGATTGCTGATAACGGAAAGAGGTAACAATGTTCACTTCCCTGAAACCCATGGACATGAGAGGGATTTCGATATCAGGTTTACCACATCCTATCTGAAGCAAAGTACCGCCATCCTCGAGAGCCTACACAAGTGAGGCAATCAGACAAcagattcaggtgagtgatcgacTGGACTCACGTAGCAAGCCGAGTTGATACTAGACCCAGCACCTGTCGCTTCAAAGGCTATTTGAGGAAGACAGTCTGTACCCATAACCTCACGGATCTTCGACGCCGTTGTTAACCTATCCCAGCTGAGATCTATCTTCAGCGTTCGGTCGAATCCCATAGCCCGGACTTGGTCCAATCGGTTCTGCTCCAAGTCTGTAATGACGATAGGAGAAGCACCTGCTGCTCGAGCACAGAGAGCGCTAGCCAGACCGATCGGTCCAGCACCGCAGATCAAGATGGGCTGGCCTAGGTATGGCTTTGCTCGGCGGACAGCGTTGTAAGCGACAGACAACGGTTCGATCAAGGCGGCGGTGGCAAAGGACATAGTGTCGGGTATCCTGTCCGAGTATCAGTCAAGTTAGTTCCATTGGAACAGCGTCAGAGGAACCTACTTGTGAAGAAATCTGGCAGGATGTGCTACAAATCGTCTCATCGTGCCGTCTGCTGGTGGTGTACCGGAGAATCTAGATGAGCAGATCTTAGTAAAATCTCATACCAGCAAACAGCCTACTCACTTTACTTTTGGACAAAGGTTATATCTCCCTCGAATGCACATATCACATTCCCAACATGACACACCAGGTTCAATCGATACCCTATCGCCAATTTGGAAGTTCTGAACGTTTGATCCCACTTCTAAGATCTGACCACTTGATTCATGTCCTAGGATGATATCGTGTGTCACGCAACAGTCACCGATTCTGCCGCTCTTCCTGCACACTCTGTCAGTGTTGGGCTGCCATCGGAGTAGTGCAGACTTACCAGAAATGTATTTCACTGGCGCACCAGACCGGACAAACAATCAGTCTTTGTAActctgatctgatccattCCACACTGCTTACTCACGATCCACAGATACCTGTTGCTTTCTGAACACGAGAATCAGCTTACGGCAAGTCGATAGTCGGCAGATACAGGTCACTCACAATGTGAACAACGCAATCATCCGGCCCACACGATGGATATGGTTCTTCCTTCTGGTAGATCCTATAAGGTCACTATCAGCTTCAGGCTGAAATTCTTGAAAGATTATTGGACTCACTTGTGATCCTTGGTCACCCACAGAGCCAAGTTCGGCCTGGTAAGCACTTCTCGAGAGACCGTTGGCATGGTCTTCGTAGCTGCTGGAAGGGTTTTCACAGCTGGATTGGTCTGATTAAGCGCGACAGGAGACATGATGGTCAATGAGTCGATAGGTCAAGTTGATCATTCTACAACGATTCTTCATGGCACCATCCTTATATCAAATCCACAAGATATGCATCGCAGTGCTCCTGAAAGAATTCTGGGACTCCCATTCCTGTCGTGGGGGATGTTAGATGTTGATCCGGGGGAAAATCAACAACCCAAAATGGATGATACGAGTAGTTCAACTTCCTGTCGTATCTCCGTCGGCTGATAGGTGATTTCCGAGACTGAGACTTGACCCCATAAACACATAGCCGGAAACGTCCCTCCCTCTCTGGCTTGTGACCTATGGTTATGGTCTGAAAGGTACAAAGTACAAgtatgaggaagatgcatGCATAGGACGATAGGACTGGGATAAAGTGATGGAGGTCTCTACTATCAATGAACAGATCTG from Kwoniella botswanensis chromosome 3, complete sequence includes these protein-coding regions:
- a CDS encoding chlorophyll synthesis pathway protein BchC — translated: MSPVALNQTNPAVKTLPAATKTMPTVSREVLTRPNLALWVTKDHKIYQKEEPYPSCGPDDCVVHIKATGICGSEIHFWKSGRIGDCCVTHDIILGHESSGQILEVGSNVQNFQIGDRVSIEPGVSCWECDMCIRGRYNLCPKVKFSGTPPADGTMRRFVAHPARFLHKIPDTMSFATAALIEPLSVAYNAVRRAKPYLGQPILICGAGPIGLASALCARAAGASPIVITDLEQNRLDQVRAMGFDRTLKIDLSWDRLTTASKIREVMGTDCLPQIAFEATGAGSSINSACYALEDGGTLLQIGCGKPDIEIPLMSMGFREVNIVTSFRYQQSWPVVIRLVAEGVLGDVDALITHTFPVEKTIDAFETCADRSKLAIKVQILDE